The Glycine soja cultivar W05 chromosome 3, ASM419377v2, whole genome shotgun sequence genome window below encodes:
- the LOC114406565 gene encoding CCR4-NOT transcription complex subunit 1-like isoform X4, translating to MMTHYHSLPTMANTSSNHIRFLLSTLNEVNFDSVFHQLSQFTEFGTTGCILLLQTCLDHYGYVRRDMKDVQHEPILGAVIKHLLDKPNFSTVFSESMKNIEINESFLESFCNGLQLSLLEKIISSLALSDSENSDVRLCGKIFCMAQIEELCANPGYLSFHEQIHNVIMFLKQSEGLSKHVDSFMQILSLVQFKDTPPFVLTPLLPDEMHEADFLRNMELFHDSGENDFDAILADIQKEMNMGDIVKELGYGCTVDVSQCKEIFSLFLPLTENTLSKLLGAIACTHIGLEDNQNTYLTFRAAHGYNVPELPPLNSWNIDVLIDTLKHLAPHTNWVRVIENLDHEGFFLPSEEAFSFLMSVYKHACKQEPFPLHAICGPVWKNTEGQLSFLKYAVSAPPEIFTFAHSGRQLAYVDAINGHKLQNGHANHAWLCLDLLDVLCQLAEKGHASIVRSIFDYPLKHCPEVLLLGLAHINTAYNLLQQEVSLIVFLMIVKSGVGSGMILHLWHVNPNLVLRGFVDSQNNDADSIVRIVDICQELKILSSVVEIMPSYYSIRLAAVASRKEFLDLEKWLSSNLTTYKEAFFEECLKFLKDSHFGGSQNLSGKSFHQSGAILSLYAEAAATILKVLKSHTDLVASRQLSEELERLHVSIIDTNPRLQNGGTADSSTSDGYADDIEAEANSYFHQMFSDQLTINAMVQMLARFKESSVKREKSIFECMIANLFEEYRFFPKYPERQLKIAAVLFGSVIKHQLVTHLSLGIALRYVLDALRKPADSKMFLFGSLALEQFVDRLIEWPQYCNHILQISHLRSTHSEIVSFIEQALARISSGHLDVDGASHASVISNHHSAQATIGHVELSGSSVIQPGQQHLSLQLQQRRENPLDDRHKASVGSSTDVKPLLSSLGKSSVLTPTDASSTNKLHSTVSTSSMLSSSSPGFVRPSRGTTSARFGSALNIETLVAAAEKREIPIEAPGSEVQDKILFIINNVSAANVEAKAKEFTEILKEQYYPWFAQYMVMKRASIEPNFHDLYLKFLDKVNSKALNKEIVQATYENCKVLLGSELIKSSSEERSLLKNLGSWLGKLTIGRNQVLRAREIDPKSLIMEAYEKGLMIAVIPFTSKVLEPCLNSLAYQPPNPWTMGILGLLAEIYSMPNLKMNLKFDIEVLFKNLGVDMKDVTPTSLLKDRKREFEGNPDFSNKDVGGSQSQMITDIKSGLVPPVNQVELPLEVTNPSNTGAHPHILSQYAGPLHISSGALMEDEKVTPLGLSDSLPSAQGLLQANPGPVPFSISQIPTQIPNIGTHVIINQKLSGFGLQMHFQRAVPIAMDRAIKEIVSSIVQRSVSIATQTTKELVLKDYAMESDETRILNAAHLMVASLAGSLAHVTCKEPLRASISGQLRTSLQNLNIANEILEQAVQLVTNDNLDLGCAVIEQAATDKAINTIDTEIGQQLSLRRKHREGMGSTFFDANLYPQGSMGGVPEPLRPKPGQLSLSQQRVYEDFVRLPWQSQSSPSSHSMSSGVAVQSGTGLTGTNGSVSGQSNPGYPVTTGYEGVSRPLDDMTESNLAPHFSASSINIRAADSVSQHSLEKDSVASFPSAASTPELHAVDSSEVKESGTSSQPLVTSGAVERLGSSFLEPSLTTRDALDKFQIVAQKLEAMVSNDSRDGEIQGVISEVPEIILRCVSRDEAALAVAQKVFRGLYDNASNNIHVTAHLAILTAIRDVCKLAVKELTSWVIYSEEERKYNKEITVGLIRSELLNLTEYNVHMAKLIDGGRNKAAMEFSISLLQTLVVEEPKVISELHNLVDALAKLATKPGCPESLPQLLEMIKNPGAISSSNAGKEDKARQSRDIKVPGLLPANREEFNSIDSIEPDPAGFREQVSMLFTEWYRICELPGANDTAFAHFILQLHQNGLLKGDDLTDRFFRLLTELAVAHCLSTEMINSGSLQSQPQQTMSFLAIDIYAKLVFSILKGSNKLFLLSKILAVTVRFIIKDAEEKKASFNPRPLFRLFINWLLDLGSLEPVTDGANLQILTGFANAFHALQPLKVPAFSFAWLELISHRSFMPKMLTGNGQKGWPYIQRLLVDLFQFMEPFLRHAELGEPVRVLYKGTLRVLLVLLHDFPEFLCDYHFTFCDVIPPSCIQMRNIILSAFPRSMRLPDPSTPNLKIDLLQEITQSPRILSEVDAALKAKQMKADVDEYLKTRQQSSPFLSELKDKMLLSPNEAASAGTRYNVPLINSLVLYVGMQAIHQLQGRTPHTQTSANAFPLAVFSVGAALDIFQTLIVDLDTEGRYLFLNAIANQLRYPNTNTHYFSFILLYLFAESNQEVIQEQITRVLLERLIVNRPHPWGLLITFIELIKNPRYNFWNRSFIRCAPEIEKLFESVSRSCGGPKPVDDSMVSGWV from the exons ATGATGACTCATTATCATTCCTTGCCCACCATGGCCAACACTTCCTCCAACCATATTCGCTTTCTCCTCAGCACCTTGAACGAAGTCAACTTTGACTCCGTTTTCCATCAACTCTCTCAG TTCACGGAATTTGGAACTACTGGATGCATTTTGCTGCTTCAAACTTGCTTGGATCACTATGGTTATGTCAGAAGAGATATGAAAGATGTGCAGCATGAACCAATTCTTGGGGCAGTCATTAAGCACCTCTTGGACAAACCAAACTTCAGCACAGTGTTTTCTGAGTCAATGAAGAATATAGAAATTAATGAAAGCTTTTTAGAAAGTTTTTGCAATGGATTGCAGTTATCTTTATTGGAAAAAATTATAAGCAGTCTTGCTTTATCTGATTCTGAGAATTCCGATGTCAGGCTGTGTG GCAAAATTTTTTGCATGGCTCAAATTGAGGAATTGTGTGCCAACCCCGGTTATCTGAGTTTCCATGAGCAAATTCACAATGTTATCATGTTCCTAAAGCAGTCTGAGGGTCTTTCCAAGCACGTGGATTCCTTTATGCAGATATTGTCACTTGTGCAGTTCAAAGACACACCACCTTTTGTCTTGACTCCATTGCTTCCTGATGAGATGCATGAGGCTGATTTTTTAAG GAATATGGAGTTGTTCCATGACAGTGGAGAAAATGATTTTGATGCTATTTTGGCTGACATACAGAAGGAAATGAACATGGGTGATATCGTGAAGGAACTAGGCTATGGATGCACGGTGGATGTCTCACAGTGCAAGGAAATATTTTCACTCTTCTTACCTTTAACTGAAAATACACTCTCTAAATTGCTTGGTGCTATTGCTTGTACCCATATTGGGCTGGAGGACAACCAAAACACATACTTAACTTTTCGTGCAGCCCATGGATACAATGTGCCTGAGTTGCCACCGCTGAACTCTTGGAATATTGATGTCTTGATTGATACACTTAAGCATCTT GCACCTCATACTAATTGGGTACGTGTTATTGAAAACCTTGATCATGAAGGGTTTTTTCTTCCTAGTGAAGAAGCGTTCTCTTTTCTCATGTCTGTATATAAGCATGCCTGTAAG CAGGAACCATTTCCTCTCCATGCCATCTGTGGGCCAGTCTGGAAGAATACTGAGGGTCAGCTGTCTTTCCTTAAATATGCTGTATCAGCACCACCGGAAATTTTTACCTTTGCACACTCGGGAAGGCAGCTG GCATATGTTGATGCAATTAATGGCCACAAGCTTCAAAATGGACATGCAAATCATGCATGGCTGTGTCTTGATCTTTTAGATGTCCTCTGCCAGCTAGCTGAAAAGGGTCATGCCAGTATTGTTCGATCAATCTTTGATTATCCCCTTAAACACTGTCCTGAAGTTTTGCTTCTTGGGCTGGCACATATTAAT ACTGCCTACAACCTCTTGCAGCAGGAAGTATCTCTGATTGTTTTTCTCATGATTGTAAAAAGTGGTGTAGGCAGTGGGATGATTCTACACCTTTGGCATGTTAATCCCAATCTGGTATTGAGAGGGTTTGTTGATTCTCAAAACAATGATGCAGACAGCATTGTAAGAATTGTGGACATCTGCCAGGAGCTAAAG ATTCTATCATCTGTGGTGGAAATCATGCCCTCTTATTATAGTATAAGGTTAGCAGCTGTAGCATCAAGAAAAGAATTTCTTGACCTTGAGAAGTGGTTGAGTAGCAACTTAACTACATACAAGGAAGCCTTTTTTGAG GAGTGCCTCAAGTTCTTAAAGGATTCCCATTTTGGTGGATCACAGAACCTTTCTGGCAAATCGTTTCATCAGTCTGGTGCTATTCTGAGTCTATATGCTGAGGCAGCTGCTACCATCTTGAAG GTTCTTAAATCTCACACCGACTTGGTTGCTTCTAGACAACTTTCTGAGGAGTTGGAGAGACTGCACGTATCTATTATAGATACGAATCCAAGGCTTCAAAATGGTGGGACAGCTGATTCATCTACTTCTGATGGATATGCGGATGACATTGAAGCTGAAGCAAACTCTTACTTCCATCAAATGTTTTCTGATCAGTTAACCATTAATGCAATGGTACAGATGCTCGCTCGATTCAAGGAATCTTCAGTGAAGag GGAGAAATCAATTTTTGAATGCATGATTGCAAACTTGTTTGAGGAGTATAGATTTTTCCCAAAGTATCCTGAAAGGCAACTCAAAATTGCTGCAGTTCTCTTTG GTTCTGTGATCAAGCATCAGCTTGTAACTCATCTATCTTTGGGGATTGCTCTTCGTTATGTTCTTGATGCATTGCGCAAGCCTGCAGATTCGAAA ATGTTTTTGTTTGGAAGTCTGGCATTGGAACAGTTTGTGGATCGTCTTATTGAGTGGCCTCAGTATTGCAATCATATTCTTCAAATTTCTCATTTGCGCAGTACACATTCAGAAATAGTTTCTTTCATTGAGCAGGCTCTCGCCAGGATTTCCTCTGGTCATTTGGATGTTGATGGGGCGAGTCATGCTTCTGTTATTAGTAACCATCATTCTGCACAGGCTACAATAGGACATGTGGAG CTCAGTGGCTCTAGTGTTATACAACCTGGGCAGCAACATTTGTCACTGCAGCTTCAACAGAGACGTGAAAATCCCTTGGATGATCGTCACAAAGCTTCTGTTGGTTCATCTACTGATGTAAAGCCATTGTTATCTTCTCTAGGGAAATCTTCAGTACTAACACCTACCGATGCTTCTAGTACCAATAAg TTACATAGCACAGTTAGCACTTCGTCAATGCTATCTTCATCTTCTCCTGGTTTTGTTCGTCCTTCCCGTGGAACTACTTCTGCCA GGTTTGGATCTGCCTTGAACATTGAAACTTTGGTTGCTGCTGCTGAGAAAAGAGAAATTCCTATTGAG GCTCCGGGGTCAGAGGTTCaggacaaaatattatttattattaataatgtttCGGCTGCTAATGTTGAAGCTAAAGCAAAAGAGTTCACTGAAATTTTGAAAGAGCAGTACTATCCTTGGTTTGCACAGTATATGGTTATGAAAAG AGCAAGCATTGAGCCAAATTTCCATGACTTGTACTTGAAATTCCTGGATAAAGTTAATTCAAAGGCTTTGAACAAAGAGATTGTCCAGGCAACTTATGAAAATTGCAAG GTTCTCTTAGGATCAGAGCTCATAAAATCAAGTTCAGAGGAACGCTCTTTGCTTAAAAATTTGGGGAGCTGGCTTGGAAAGTTAACAATTGGCCGGAATCAGGTTTTGAGGGCTCGTGAAATAGACCCAAAGTCTTTGATTATGGAG GCATATGAGAAGGGGCTAATGATTGCTGTTATTCCATTTACGTCAAAG GTCCTTGAACCATGCCTAAACAGTCTTGCATATCAACCTCCTAATCCTTGGACTATGGGCATTTTGGGATTGCTTGCTGAGATTTATTCAATGCCAAACTTGAAAATGAACCTCAAGTTTGACATAGAG GTTTTATTCAAAAATCTGGGTGTTGATATGAAGGATGTCACACCAACCTCTCTCCTGAAGGATAGAAAAAGAGAATTTGAAGGAAATCCTGATTTCTCTAATAAAGATGTTGGGGGATCTCAATCACAAATGATTACTGATATAAAATCTGGCCTCGTACCTCCAGTAAATCAAGTGGAATTACCACTTGAAGTCACCAATCCATCCAACACGGGGGCTCATCCACATATACTCTCTCAG TATGCCGGGCCTCTTCATATTTCCTCGGGAGCATTGATGGAAGATGAAAAGGTTACACCTCTGGGATTGTCTGATTCACTTCCCTCTGCTCAAGGACTGTTACAAGCAAATCCTGGCCCAGTTCCTTTTTCTATTAGCCAG ATTCCAACACAGATACCTAATATTGGGACTCACGTTATTATCAATCAAAAGCTCAGTGGTTTTGGGCTGCAAATGCATTTTCAGAG agcTGTACCAATTGCAATGGATAGAGCTATCAAAGAGATAGTGTCTAGTATTGTGCAGCGTAGTGTTTCCATAGCAACACAAACAACCAAGGAGCTTGTTTTAAAG GACTATGCCATGGAATCTGATGAGACACGCATATTAAATGCGGCACACTTGATGGTCGCTAGTCTGGCTGGAAGTTTGGCTCATGTTACGTGCAAA GAACCATTACGGGCATCAATATCTGGCCAACTGAGGACTTCACTTCAGAACTTAAATATTGCTAATGAAATTTTGGAGCAAGCTGTGCAACTTGTCACCAATGATAATCTTGATCTAGGCTGTGCAGTCATTGAACAGGCTGCTACCGATAAG GCAATAAACACCATTGATACAGAGATTGGTCAACAACTCTCTTTGAGAAGGAAGCATCGAGAAGGTATGGGTTCTACATTTTTTGATGCAAATTTGTATCCTCAAGGTTCTATGGGTGGTGTTCCAGAGCCTCTTCGCCCCAAGCCTGGTCAGTTGTCCCTCTCACAACAACGTGTCTATGAG GACTTTGTTCGGCTTCCCTGGCAAAGCCAGTCTAGCCCGAGCTCACATTCTATGTCTTCTGGTGTTGCTGTTCAATCTGGCACTGGTCTTACTGGCACCAATGGTTCTGTATCAGGGCAGAGTAACCCTGGATACCCTGTCACCACAGGTTATGAAGGAGTATCTCGACCATTAGATGATATGACAGAatcaaatttggctccacattTTAG TGCTTCCTCAATTAACATTAGAGCAGCTGACAGTGTTTCCCAGCATAGTTTGGAGAAAGACTCTGTTGCCTCATTTCCTTCAGCTGCTTCCACCCCTGAATTGCATGCAGTAGATTCTTCTGAAGTGAAA GAATCTGGAACTTCTTCACAGCCACTGGTTACATCAGGTGCTGTGGAGCGCCTTGGAAGTAGTTTTTTGGAGCCTTCTCTCACAACAAGAGATGCCCTAGATAAATTCCAAATTGTTGCACAAAAG TTGGAAGCTATGGTCAGCAATGATTCCAGGGATGGAGAAATACAG GGTGTCATTTCTGAGGTTCCTGAGATCATACTTAGATGTGTTAGTCGAGACGAGGCAGCTTTAGCTGTGGCTCAAAAG GTTTTCAGGGGTTTGTATGATAATGCATCAAACAACATTCATGTCACTGCTCATCTTGCTATCCTAACTGCCATTCGTGATGTTTGCAAGCTTGCTGTCAAGGAGCTTACTAGTTGG GTAATTTACtcggaagaagaaaggaaatatAACAAAGAAATTACTGTTGGCCTCATCCGTAGCGAATTGCTAAATCTTACTGAGTACAATGTTCATATGGCCAAACTTATTGATGGAGGAAGGAACA AGGCTGCAATGGAATTTTCCATTTCCCTTCTTCAAACTCTGGTTGTTGAGGAACCTAAAGTTATTTCAGAACTTCACAATCTTGTTGATGCTTTGGCAAAG ctTGCTACAAAGCCTGGATGCCCTGAGTCATTACCACAGCTTCTTGAAATGATCAAGAATCCTGGTGCTATATCCTCTAGTAATGCTGGAAAGGAGGATAAGGCAAGACAATCAAGAGACATTAAG gtgcCTGGTCTGTTACCTGCAAATAGGGAAGAGTTCAACAGCATTGATTCTATTGAACCAGATCCTGCTGGGTTCCGGGAGCAG GTTTCCATGTTGTTTACAGAATGGTATAGGATATGTGAACTTCCTGGTGCCAATGATACAGCTTTTGCCCACTTTATCTTACAATTGCATCAGAATGGACTACTTAAGGGAGATGATCTTACGGATCGCTTTTTCCGACTATTGACG gAACTAGCTGTTGCACATTGCTTATCCACTGAGATGATTAATTCAGGGTCACTGCAATCTCAACCGCAGCAGACAATGTCATTTCTTGCAATTGATATTTATGCAAAGCTTGTCTTCTCAATCTTGAAG GGATCAAACAAACTCTTTCTTCTTTCCAAG ATTCTGGCAGTTACTGTCAGATTCATTATAAAAGATGCAGAGGAGAAGAAGGCCTCTTTTAATCCAAGGCCACTTTTCAGATTATTCATCAACTGGCTTCTGGATCTTGGTTCACTTGAGCCTGTTACTGATGGTGCAAACCTTCAG ATTTTAACTGGTTTTGCCAATGCATTTCATGCTTTGCAGCCCCTCAAAGTTCCTGCATTCAG TTTTGCATGGCTTGAGTTGATTAGTCACAGGAGCTTCATGCCAAAAATGTTGACTGGTAATGGTCAAAAAGGTTGGCCTTATATCCAAAGGTTGCTTGTAGATCTGTTCCAATTTATGGAGCCTTTTCTGAGGCATGCTGAACTTGGAGAACCG GTTCGTGTCCTCTATAAAGGCACACTTAGGGTGCTCTTAGTGCTACTTCATGACTTCCCGGAGTTTCTCTGTGATTATCACTTTACCTTTTGTGATGTTATTCCTCCAAGTTGCATACAGATGAGGAATATCATTCTAAGTGCATTTCCGCGCAGTATGAGGCTGCCAGACCCATCTACTCCTAATTTGAAG ATAGATTTGCTTCAGGAAATAACCCAATCGCCTCGCATTCTTTCTGAGGTTGATGCAGCACTTAAAGCAAAGCAGATGAAGGCTGATGTAGATGAATACCTTAAG ACAAGACAACAGAGttcgccatttttatctgaacTGAAGGATAAGATGCTTCTCTCACCCAATGAAGCAGCCTCTGCTGGGACTCGATACAATGTGCCGTTAATTAACTCCCTTGTGCTATATGTTGGAATGCAG GCAATCCATCAGCTCCAGGGACGAACTCCCCATACACAAACGTCAGCAAATGCTTTCCCCTTAGCCGTATTTTCTGTTGGTGCTGCATTGGATATTTTCCAGACACTAATTGTGGACTTGGACACTGAAGGGCGCTACCTTTTCCTAAATGCTATTGCCAACCAACTGCGTTATCCTAATACTAATACACACTACTTTTCCTTCATCCTTCTGTACTTGTTTGCAGAATCAAACCAG GAAGTTATCCAAGAACAAATTACTAGAGTCTTGTTAGAACGCCTAATTGTTAACCGTCCTCATCCCTGGGGTCTCCTCATTACTTTTATTGAGCTGATTAAG AATCCTAGGTACAATTTCTGGAACCGGAGTTTCATAAGATGTGCGCCAGAGattgaaaaactttttgaatCGGTGTCAAGATCTTGTGGAGGTCCAAAACCAGTGGATGATAGCATGGTTTCGGGTTGGGTCTGA